In the Pleuronectes platessa chromosome 8, fPlePla1.1, whole genome shotgun sequence genome, one interval contains:
- the gabrp gene encoding gamma-aminobutyric acid receptor subunit pi: protein MSVQPLTLMILCLTITENACMVHNHWGEWNDSQLQPTIQKLMKGYNRYLRPNFNEGPVEIGMSLDIASIDAISEINMDYTATIFLRQRWRDSRLVFPGNESVSLDGRLVSLLWVPDTFIPDSKRSFLHDVTVENRLIRIFSNGTVLYALRITATIACNMDLTKYPMDRQVCTLQLESWGYNLQDVVFYWTRGNDSVKGLNTLRLAQYSIESYYTSVSEAVYETGQYPKLVLHFALRRNVLFFILETYVPSVLLVVLSWVSFWISQSSVPARTCIGVTTVLTMTTLMMGARTSLPNANCFIKAIDVYLGICFTFIFGALLEYACAHFYTTQHQTIEDLHRDLLKEFLESNGNVSVPFVRSTQPKQSVAIDSTAQEPAVRSENGNAMSDTGPKERVSRQGCGLSAVKDASRRAASVFTVENPHNIDRHARTVFPTAFLFVNLLYWLYYLFL from the exons ATGTCTGTGCAGCCACTCACGCTGATGATCCTCTGCCTGACGATCACAGAGAA TGCTTGTATGGTCCATAACCACTGGGGGGAGTGGAATGACTCTCAGCTTCAGCCAACCATTCAGAAGCTGATGAAAGGATACAACCGCTACCTAAGACCTAATTTTAATG AGGGTCCTGTCGAAATTGGAATGAGCCTTGATATCGCCAGTATCGATGCCATCTCCGAAATCAATATG GACTACACTGCGACCATCTTCTTGCGTCAGCGCTGGCGTGATTCCAGGCTGGTGTTTCCTGGAAACGAGAGCGTCAGTCTGGACGGACGTCTGGTGTCCCTCCTCTGGGTCCCGGACACCTTCATCCCAGACTCCAAGCGTTCCTTCCTGCATGACGTCACAGTGGAAAACCGCCTCATACGCATCTTCAGCAATGGGACTGTTCTATACGCACTTCG catcaCAGCGACGATCGCCTGCAACATGGACCTGACCAAGTATCCCATGGACAGACAGGTGTGCACTCTGCAGCTGGAGAGCT gggGCTACAACCTGCAGGACGTGGTGTTCTATTGGACCAGAGGGAATGATTCAGTGAAGGGTCTCAACACGCTGCGTCTGGCTCAGTACAGCATCGAGAGCTACTATACATCAGTGTCGGAGGCTGTGTACGAAACAG GACAGTACCCAAAGCTGGTGCTGCATTTTGCGCTGCGTCGAAACGTCTTGTTCTTCATCTTGGAGACGTATGTTCCCTCCGTGTTGCTCGTGGTTCTTTCCTGGGTCTCGTTCTGGATCAGCCAGTCCTCGGTTCCGGCTAGAACCTGCATTG GCGTGACTACAGTCCTGACCATGACCACTCTGATGATGGGCGCCCGGACATCTTTGCCCAACGCCAACTGCTTCATTAAGGCTATAGACGTGTACCTGGGCATCTGCTTCACCTTCATATTCGGTGCACTGCTGGAGTATGCCTGCGCCCACTTTTACACCACGCAGCACCAGACCATCGAGGATTTACACAGA GATCTTCTGAAGGAGTTCCTCGAGTCCAACGGAAACGTCTCCGTCCCCTTTGTCAGATCCACCCAACCCAAGCAGTCTGTGGCGATCGACTCCACGGCACAGGAGCCTGCCGTGCGCTCGGAGAATGGCAACGCCATGAGCGACACTGGACCCAAAGAGAGGGTGTCAAGACAGGGCTGCGGCCTGTCCGCGGTGAAGGATGCGTCTCGCAGGGCTGCATCTGTCTTCACTGTGGAAAACCCACACAACATTGACCGCCACGCCCGCACAGTCTTCCCCACTGCGTTCCTGTTTGTCAACCTCCTCTATTGGCTGTACTATCTCTTCCTCTGA